The following nucleotide sequence is from Komagataeibacter medellinensis NBRC 3288.
TGCTTTTGAGGAAGAAATCATGCACCGGGCAGGTGGCAATGTGGCTGATGCCACGGTCATCGGTCCATAAATGCCGGTACAGTCGCTGGGGTGGGGGCGGCTGGGTAGTATCGGGCAGGTGTGCGGGTGCGGGGAATGCGGGTGGCCCGGCGGCCTGCGCGGGCAGAGCGGACAGGACTGCCATGGTACAGGCCATGGGCAGGATGGTCATGCGCGGATGCATGGCAATTCTCCTTGGGCGTGGAAAGGCGGGATGTTGCCTGGTAAACGGGCAAAACAGTTTCTGGGTATCGCCTTAATTTTTATACAGGCGGCATTCTTCCCGGCTTTTGCAAAAAGCCCAGCCAAGAAGGCCAGCTTGCTATCGGGTCGCCCCGTAACCCTGGCGTCCGTAACTCAGGCGATAGACCGCGCCCGCCATGTCATCGCTGATCAGCATGGAGCCATCGGGTAGGGGCAGCACATCGGCCGGGCGCCCCCATGCGGTCTGTCCCTGTCGGAAACCACTGACCAGCACGGTGGGCGGCTGGGGCGTGCTGTCCGGGCCAAAATGCACGCTGACCACCTGATAGCCCGAAAGCTGGCTGCGGTTCCATGACCCGTGTTCGGCAATCATCAGGTTGCCATGATAGGCGGCGGGAAAGGCGCTACCTTCGTAAAAGCGCAGACCCAGTGCCGCCACATGCGCGCCCAGCAGCAGGGCAGGGGGCGTGAACGCGCTGCATGCGTGCTGGCTGCCGAACTGCGGATCGGGGATATTGCCCTGATGGCAGTAGGGGTAGCCAAAGGACTGGCCGGGCGTGTCCAGCCGGTCCAGTTCGTCCGATGGCACGTCATCACCCATCATGTCCCGCCCGTTATCGGTAAACCACAGCGTGTCCGTGCCCGGCTGCCAGGTAAAGCCGACCGTATTGCGGATGCCGTAGGCCACATCACGCCGGTCCGTGCCATCGGGCGCCATGCTGATCAGGCGGCCATATTCATGCCCCACATCGCATATGTTGCACGGCGCGCCAATGGGCACGTACAGCCGGTTGTCCGGGCCAAAGGCGATGAATTTCCATGAATGGTCGCCATCGCGGTAGGGCAGGCCATCGGCCACCACCTGCGGGCGGGGCGGGGTGTCCAGATGGTCCTCAATCGCGTGCAACACCACGATGCGCTTCGTGTCGGACACATACAGGTCGCCATTGTGGTAGGCCACGCCCACCGGCATATCCAGCCCGCGGGCAAGGACGTGCACCTTGACCGGGCCGCCGTCATCCACGCCTGTCAGCGCATAGACCGTACCCGCCGCCCGGCTGCCCACGAAAATCGTGCCCCGTGCGCCGCGCGCCATGGCCCGCGCGTTGGGCACATGGCCGGACACCAGGCTTATCGAGAACCCCTGTGGCACCCGCAGCAGGTCCATGCGCGGGTCGGCATGAGCGGCCAGCGGCGCGCACAGCCCCAGCAGGGCGCAGATTGTGCGGAAGGTGGCAGGTATCATGGGGCGATCTCCGTTTACGGCGGGCGGGCGCCGATAGGGCAGTCTCCAGTGGCTTCGTGTGCGCCTGGGGCGCTCAGGACACGATTTCGCGGATACGTTCGGCAAGGGCCGTGGCGGAGTATGGCTTGCGCTCGATCGGCACGTCGTGCAGTTCGGGCGGGATCATGGTGCGGTCGGCATAGCCGGTGGCGAAGATGAAGGGCACGCCACGCGCGCGCAGCGCGTGCGCGACCTCGACCGAACTTTCGCCGCCCAGGTTCACATCAAGGATCGCCACATCGGGCAGGCGCGTGCGGATTGCGCTCAGCGCTTCATAGACCGAAGCCACGGTGCGGACCTGACCGATATGCATTTCCTCTATCGCCCCCTCGGCTTCCATCGCGATCAGGAACTGGTCTTCCACCAGCAGAATGTCGGCATCGAGCACTGTGGTCTCCTTCCTGGCCGCCATGGTGGCGGGGTTATGAACATTGGCCGCCGGTGTGGGGGGCGGGGCAGACTTGACATGCCGGGCAGGCAGGCTGAGCGTGACCGATACCCCATGGGGGCCGTAATCGACCTCCGTCGTGCCGCCCAGTTCGTGGGGGAAGCCACGCTCGATCAGCACGGAACCAAACCCGCGCCGCAGGCGGGACACGACGGCCGGTCCCCCGGTCTCGCGCCAGTGTATGCGCCAGACATCCTGCGTCGCATCGAACGACCATACGATGTCCAGCCGCCCGCGCGCGTGGCTGAGCGCGCCGTATTTGACGGCATTCGTCGCCATTTCATGCACCACCAGCGCCAAAACCGATAGTGCCTGCCCGGTCAGCCATATGCGCGGGCCCGTGCACGTAACGAAACAACGCGCGCGGTAGGGCGCAAGTTCCGCATCAAGCAGGGCATTGAGCAGGCCGCCGCCCTCGCTACGGACGGCCTGATCATGGGCAAGCCCCAGCGCGCTGATACGCCCGCGCAGGCGGGCCACGTGTTCGGCGGGGGTGCAGTCCGGCTCGACAGGCTGGCTGACCAGTGACTGCACGATGGAGAGGATGTTCTTGACGCGGTGGTTCAACTCCTCGTTAAGCATGCGCTGGCGCAGATCGGCTGTGGCGCGCTCGCGCAACTGCAACTGGTGGTAGGCCCCCATCACCTCAATCAGGGCGGAGCGTACAAGGGTGGCCGCCTCCAGGTCATCCCCCGACCATGGCAGTCCTTCGCGCGTGACCCGGTGGGTCCATAGCGCAAACCCGCTGCGCGGGCCGAAATAGACGTTCTCGGGGTTGCCGTTGCGGTCGGGGATGGTGGTATCGGCGCCCCATTTGAGCGTGCGCACCACTTCCTTGCGGAACACCATCAGGTAATCACCCGGCTGGGACGAGATGGGTACGACCATCACGCCTGCGGCCCGGTCGGCGAAGGCCGCGGCTTCAGGCCGGAAAGTGCATAGCCGCGCGGTATGCCAGATCTGGCTGCCCGCATGGGCACGCGCCAGTTCCAGCATGGCGGGCATGGCGTCAGTCGGGGGGTGCGCGCCATGATAGGTCCACTGCCCATCCACCCACAGGGCCGCGCCATCGCATTGTACGAAGGTCAGCATATCAGGCAGGTGCGCCATCAGGTAGGCGGGCATGTCCGCCACGGGGGCGGCGCCCTTGAGGAAGGTCTCGATCAGCGCATGGGTCTGGCGCGTCATGCCCAGCCGCCGGGTGCGCAGCAGGTTGGTTATCTGGAGCGAGAGGAATTCGCCAAACATGCGCGCGATAATGC
It contains:
- a CDS encoding PQQ-dependent sugar dehydrogenase, whose protein sequence is MIPATFRTICALLGLCAPLAAHADPRMDLLRVPQGFSISLVSGHVPNARAMARGARGTIFVGSRAAGTVYALTGVDDGGPVKVHVLARGLDMPVGVAYHNGDLYVSDTKRIVVLHAIEDHLDTPPRPQVVADGLPYRDGDHSWKFIAFGPDNRLYVPIGAPCNICDVGHEYGRLISMAPDGTDRRDVAYGIRNTVGFTWQPGTDTLWFTDNGRDMMGDDVPSDELDRLDTPGQSFGYPYCHQGNIPDPQFGSQHACSAFTPPALLLGAHVAALGLRFYEGSAFPAAYHGNLMIAEHGSWNRSQLSGYQVVSVHFGPDSTPQPPTVLVSGFRQGQTAWGRPADVLPLPDGSMLISDDMAGAVYRLSYGRQGYGATR
- a CDS encoding HWE histidine kinase domain-containing protein: MPNSAIQPHGWLLVCDAHLSHVMRWSANAPAHLGQGALEAGMYLSDLVGQEATHNIRNALATHGEAHRRPALVFGQTVPGGDCFDVAIHTAGGEIMLEWEPAIDTDRDGTYLTHLRTMIDRIREITDSERLFRTVVRLVAGVLRYDRVMLYRFSEDGTGRVEAEYHTPTLESFLGQHFSLSDMPDPLRRLYSTNLIRVIGDVEAVPIPLVSPPGMGQADLSHTHLRTGTPGHCAYLRGMGVAACMSVSIMVDGQLWGMIAAHHHTARVLNMSERIIARMFGEFLSLQITNLLRTRRLGMTRQTHALIETFLKGAAPVADMPAYLMAHLPDMLTFVQCDGAALWVDGQWTYHGAHPPTDAMPAMLELARAHAGSQIWHTARLCTFRPEAAAFADRAAGVMVVPISSQPGDYLMVFRKEVVRTLKWGADTTIPDRNGNPENVYFGPRSGFALWTHRVTREGLPWSGDDLEAATLVRSALIEVMGAYHQLQLRERATADLRQRMLNEELNHRVKNILSIVQSLVSQPVEPDCTPAEHVARLRGRISALGLAHDQAVRSEGGGLLNALLDAELAPYRARCFVTCTGPRIWLTGQALSVLALVVHEMATNAVKYGALSHARGRLDIVWSFDATQDVWRIHWRETGGPAVVSRLRRGFGSVLIERGFPHELGGTTEVDYGPHGVSVTLSLPARHVKSAPPPTPAANVHNPATMAARKETTVLDADILLVEDQFLIAMEAEGAIEEMHIGQVRTVASVYEALSAIRTRLPDVAILDVNLGGESSVEVAHALRARGVPFIFATGYADRTMIPPELHDVPIERKPYSATALAERIREIVS